From a single bacterium genomic region:
- a CDS encoding FapA family protein: protein MLIPLGKELKIPAGKNTKLSEDETELYATIDGHIILINDKLNVEPIYELKGDVNIRTGNIEFLGTVIIEGGVEDGFKVETEGDIRIADLVGAATLSAGGNIFIEGGIKGKKRANIFAKGDVKAKFVENAHISACRNIMISNEVLHSHLNAGRSVMVSENKGLIIGGRVRAGEEILANEIGCKVHTKTNIEVGVLPKTREQLQSLDYLIEKDEKILKQVKLNIATLEKMQSNLEGNFTKEKADKLTQLKNLNTLISFRLRSYYERKEILGAQLAISKQGKISITKTIYPGTTVLVRGDSLEVKEELTSVVLMFENNKIKVERYLPEKSTAH from the coding sequence ATACTTATTCCTTTAGGAAAAGAGCTGAAGATTCCTGCAGGAAAAAACACCAAGCTTTCAGAAGATGAAACAGAACTTTATGCTACTATTGATGGACATATAATATTGATTAATGATAAGCTTAATGTAGAGCCTATTTATGAACTAAAAGGAGATGTAAATATAAGAACTGGTAATATTGAATTTTTAGGCACCGTAATCATTGAAGGAGGAGTAGAGGATGGATTTAAAGTAGAAACAGAAGGAGATATTAGAATTGCTGATTTAGTAGGAGCAGCTACTTTATCGGCCGGAGGAAATATCTTTATTGAAGGAGGAATTAAAGGCAAAAAAAGAGCCAATATCTTTGCCAAAGGCGATGTTAAGGCAAAGTTTGTAGAAAATGCTCATATTTCTGCTTGCCGTAATATTATGATAAGCAATGAAGTTCTTCATAGCCATCTCAATGCTGGAAGAAGTGTCATGGTCAGTGAAAACAAAGGACTTATTATTGGAGGTAGAGTCAGGGCAGGAGAAGAAATATTAGCCAATGAAATAGGTTGCAAGGTTCATACTAAGACCAACATAGAAGTTGGAGTTTTGCCAAAAACAAGAGAACAACTCCAAAGTCTTGACTACTTAATTGAAAAAGATGAAAAAATTCTAAAACAAGTAAAGTTAAATATTGCTACTTTAGAAAAAATGCAGTCTAATTTAGAGGGTAATTTTACTAAAGAAAAAGCCGATAAATTAACCCAACTTAAAAATTTAAATACTCTTATCTCTTTTAGGCTACGTTCTTATTATGAAAGAAAAGAGATCTTAGGTGCTCAATTAGCTATATCTAAGCAAGGAAAAATAAGCATCACTAAGACTATTTATCCTGGAACAACTGTCTTAGTCCGAGGAGATTCTTTGGAGGTTAAAGAAGAACTAACCTCTGTTGTTCTTATGTTTGAAAACAACAAGATAAAGGTAGAAAGATACCTGCCTGAAAAAAGCACTGCCCATTAA